A single genomic interval of Oncorhynchus mykiss isolate Arlee chromosome 13, USDA_OmykA_1.1, whole genome shotgun sequence harbors:
- the LOC110485295 gene encoding monocarboxylate transporter 6-like isoform X1 codes for MEADLAEGPVHSQLGRMTEGVELEARQNQSHRTQRTRQNHNQGDTVLLRRGSGGEGPHGPKGPEVRAERSRGSEVRAEGSRGSKVGAEGSSGSEDVVETRTSQDWTGVNHSTVRRSTDSDSEEQEENEEEDGSLQHHHLTGLPPHNGPTGEPGAGLSGNGYAQQVAPDGGWGWVVLVATILVLALTLAFPSCIGIFYTELQAEFSSSNTETSWVPAIMTAVLHAGGPLCSVLVERFGCRVTVMVGGVLSGLGMVVSALVRTITELYITSIIAGLGFCLSFQPSVTMMGHYFLRRRAFANAMSSTGTALGLSTLPLLANFLLGQFGWRGSFLVLGGLLLNCCVCGAVMRPLGAKHSGAQRTLTNKAAQGLSKQPIKGPLQQEKEGIKTRLRTAFSDLVVFLRRHMAFDLLVSNPRYRVYALGVTWMMLGFVVPLVYLVPYATANGMEQDRAALLMAVLGLVNIAVRPVAAVFFGLPRFRGSGCFVYVFAVALLVNGLSNSICGAAATFPVLLIYVVIFGLSMSVIGSLLFTVLMETVEMSRFPSALGLISMLESGTLLIGPPLAGMLVDSTGHYSYVFYACSVTVSSSGLFLIAAFYYLDRQKKREEKKRAGPPAAAYQQKPAISVVPDCQYSHVPSTHGGRSADTVCVSNV; via the exons ATG GAAGCTGATCTAGCAGAAGGCCCAGTCCACAGCCAGCTAGGCAGGATGACAGAGGGGGTGGAGCTGGAGGCCAGACAGAACCAGTCCCACAGGACCCAGAGGACCAGACAGAACCATAACCAGGGCGACACTGTCCTGCTGAGGaggggtagtggaggagagggCCCCCATGGGCCTAAGGGACCCGAGGTTAGGGCAGAGAGGTCCAGGGGGTCTGAGGTTAGGGCAGAGGGGTCCAGGGGTTCCAAAGTTGGAGCAGAGgggtccagtgggtcagaggatGTGGTAGAGACACGGACGTCTCAGGACTGGACCGGGGTGAACCACAGTACTGTGAGGAGGAGCACAGACAGTGActcagaggagcaggaggaaaacGAGGAGGAGGATGGTtccctccaacaccaccacctTACTGGGTTACCACCCCACAATGGCCCAACTGGAGAACCAGGGGCTGGGCTGTCTGGGAACGGGTATGCCCAACAGGTGGCCCCGGATGGGGGCTGGGGCTGGGTAGTCCTGGTGGCTACTATCCTGGTCCTGGCTCTAACGCTGGCCTTCCCTTCCTGTATTGGCATCTTTTACACGGAGCTACAGGCTGAGTTCAGCTCCAGCAACACAGAGACGTCCTGGGTGCCTGCTATCATGACTGCTGTGCTGCACGCTGGTG GTCCACTATGCAGCGTTCTCGTGGAACGCTTTGGTTGCCGGGTAACGGTGATGGTGGGAGGGGTTCTGAGTGGACTAGGCATGGTGGTCAGCGCCCTGGTCAGAACCATCACAGAACTCTACATCACCAGCATCATCGCAG ggttggggttctGCCTGTCCTTCCAGCCCTCTGTGACCATGATGGGCCACTACTTTTTGAGGCGGCGGGCGTTTGCCAACGCCATGTCGTCCACCGGCACGGCCCTGGGCCTCAGCACCTTACCCCTGCTGGCCAACTTCCTGCTGGGCCAGTTTGGCTGGAGAGGCAGCTTCCTGGTCCTGGGAGGGCTGCTGTTGAACTGCTGCGTGTGTGGCGCTGTCATGAGGCCCCTGGGGGCCAAACACAGTGGAGCCCAGAGGACACTCACTAACAAGGCTGCCCAGGGGCTCAGCAAGCAACCAATCAAAGGTCCTCTCCAACAGGAGAAGGAGGGAATTAAGACAAGACTTAGGACAGCGTTCAGTGACCTTGTCGTGTTCCTACGGAGACACATGGCCTTTGACCTGTTGGTCAGTAACCCTCGTTACCGTGTCTACGCCCTGGGAGTGACGTGGATGATGTTGGGGTTTGTAGTTCCCCTGGTCTACCTGGTGCCCTATGCTACAGCCAATGGTATGGAACAGGACCGAGCCGCGCTACTGATGGCCGTACTGGGCCTGGTTAACATTGCTGTGAGACCCGTGGCGGCTGTCTTCTTCGGCCTGCCGCGCTTCAG ggGCAGTGGctgttttgtgtatgtgtttgcggTAGCCCTCCTGGTCAACGGGCTGAGTAACAGTATCTGTGGTGCGGCCGCCACCTTCCCCGTGCTCCTGATCTACGTGGTCATCTTTGGTCTGTCCATGTCTGTGATTGGCTCTCTGCTCTTCACGGTGCTGATGGAGACGGTGGAGATGAGCCGGTTCCCCTCTGCCCTGGGTCTCATCAGTATGTTAGAGAGTGGAACACTGCTGATTGGACCGCCGCTCGCAG GCATGTTGGTggacagtacaggacactacTCTTATGTGTTCTATGCCTGCAGTGTGACTGTCTCCTCCTCTGGCCTCTTCCTCATCGCAGCGTTCTACTATCTGGACAGACagaagaagagggaagagaagaagagagcagGTCCTCCTGCTGCTGCGTACCAACAGAAGCCTGCTATCAGCGTAGTCCCTGACTGCCAGTACAGCCATGTTCCTTCTACACATGGAGGGAGATCAGCGGACACTGTTTGTGTCAGCAACGTGTGA
- the LOC110485295 gene encoding monocarboxylate transporter 6-like isoform X2, whose amino-acid sequence MTEGVELEARQNQSHRTQRTRQNHNQGDTVLLRRGSGGEGPHGPKGPEVRAERSRGSEVRAEGSRGSKVGAEGSSGSEDVVETRTSQDWTGVNHSTVRRSTDSDSEEQEENEEEDGSLQHHHLTGLPPHNGPTGEPGAGLSGNGYAQQVAPDGGWGWVVLVATILVLALTLAFPSCIGIFYTELQAEFSSSNTETSWVPAIMTAVLHAGGPLCSVLVERFGCRVTVMVGGVLSGLGMVVSALVRTITELYITSIIAGLGFCLSFQPSVTMMGHYFLRRRAFANAMSSTGTALGLSTLPLLANFLLGQFGWRGSFLVLGGLLLNCCVCGAVMRPLGAKHSGAQRTLTNKAAQGLSKQPIKGPLQQEKEGIKTRLRTAFSDLVVFLRRHMAFDLLVSNPRYRVYALGVTWMMLGFVVPLVYLVPYATANGMEQDRAALLMAVLGLVNIAVRPVAAVFFGLPRFRGSGCFVYVFAVALLVNGLSNSICGAAATFPVLLIYVVIFGLSMSVIGSLLFTVLMETVEMSRFPSALGLISMLESGTLLIGPPLAGMLVDSTGHYSYVFYACSVTVSSSGLFLIAAFYYLDRQKKREEKKRAGPPAAAYQQKPAISVVPDCQYSHVPSTHGGRSADTVCVSNV is encoded by the exons ATGACAGAGGGGGTGGAGCTGGAGGCCAGACAGAACCAGTCCCACAGGACCCAGAGGACCAGACAGAACCATAACCAGGGCGACACTGTCCTGCTGAGGaggggtagtggaggagagggCCCCCATGGGCCTAAGGGACCCGAGGTTAGGGCAGAGAGGTCCAGGGGGTCTGAGGTTAGGGCAGAGGGGTCCAGGGGTTCCAAAGTTGGAGCAGAGgggtccagtgggtcagaggatGTGGTAGAGACACGGACGTCTCAGGACTGGACCGGGGTGAACCACAGTACTGTGAGGAGGAGCACAGACAGTGActcagaggagcaggaggaaaacGAGGAGGAGGATGGTtccctccaacaccaccacctTACTGGGTTACCACCCCACAATGGCCCAACTGGAGAACCAGGGGCTGGGCTGTCTGGGAACGGGTATGCCCAACAGGTGGCCCCGGATGGGGGCTGGGGCTGGGTAGTCCTGGTGGCTACTATCCTGGTCCTGGCTCTAACGCTGGCCTTCCCTTCCTGTATTGGCATCTTTTACACGGAGCTACAGGCTGAGTTCAGCTCCAGCAACACAGAGACGTCCTGGGTGCCTGCTATCATGACTGCTGTGCTGCACGCTGGTG GTCCACTATGCAGCGTTCTCGTGGAACGCTTTGGTTGCCGGGTAACGGTGATGGTGGGAGGGGTTCTGAGTGGACTAGGCATGGTGGTCAGCGCCCTGGTCAGAACCATCACAGAACTCTACATCACCAGCATCATCGCAG ggttggggttctGCCTGTCCTTCCAGCCCTCTGTGACCATGATGGGCCACTACTTTTTGAGGCGGCGGGCGTTTGCCAACGCCATGTCGTCCACCGGCACGGCCCTGGGCCTCAGCACCTTACCCCTGCTGGCCAACTTCCTGCTGGGCCAGTTTGGCTGGAGAGGCAGCTTCCTGGTCCTGGGAGGGCTGCTGTTGAACTGCTGCGTGTGTGGCGCTGTCATGAGGCCCCTGGGGGCCAAACACAGTGGAGCCCAGAGGACACTCACTAACAAGGCTGCCCAGGGGCTCAGCAAGCAACCAATCAAAGGTCCTCTCCAACAGGAGAAGGAGGGAATTAAGACAAGACTTAGGACAGCGTTCAGTGACCTTGTCGTGTTCCTACGGAGACACATGGCCTTTGACCTGTTGGTCAGTAACCCTCGTTACCGTGTCTACGCCCTGGGAGTGACGTGGATGATGTTGGGGTTTGTAGTTCCCCTGGTCTACCTGGTGCCCTATGCTACAGCCAATGGTATGGAACAGGACCGAGCCGCGCTACTGATGGCCGTACTGGGCCTGGTTAACATTGCTGTGAGACCCGTGGCGGCTGTCTTCTTCGGCCTGCCGCGCTTCAG ggGCAGTGGctgttttgtgtatgtgtttgcggTAGCCCTCCTGGTCAACGGGCTGAGTAACAGTATCTGTGGTGCGGCCGCCACCTTCCCCGTGCTCCTGATCTACGTGGTCATCTTTGGTCTGTCCATGTCTGTGATTGGCTCTCTGCTCTTCACGGTGCTGATGGAGACGGTGGAGATGAGCCGGTTCCCCTCTGCCCTGGGTCTCATCAGTATGTTAGAGAGTGGAACACTGCTGATTGGACCGCCGCTCGCAG GCATGTTGGTggacagtacaggacactacTCTTATGTGTTCTATGCCTGCAGTGTGACTGTCTCCTCCTCTGGCCTCTTCCTCATCGCAGCGTTCTACTATCTGGACAGACagaagaagagggaagagaagaagagagcagGTCCTCCTGCTGCTGCGTACCAACAGAAGCCTGCTATCAGCGTAGTCCCTGACTGCCAGTACAGCCATGTTCCTTCTACACATGGAGGGAGATCAGCGGACACTGTTTGTGTCAGCAACGTGTGA